The Agaribacterium sp. ZY112 genome includes the window CTTTTCTTTACCCGTCCAAGAATCAGCATAAACAAAACAAGGAAGCAAACAAAAAAGTAAAAAAATACGTTTTAACATTTTAATCACCCTGAACAACTTAACCTATAAATTCCAAAAAACATCAACTTTTGCAGCACCATTGATACATGCGTCTTGCTCATACTGAACACGCATTTTTCGCCCCTCATTCATAGCCGTTAAAGCCGCAGAGTAAAACAAATACGCTTCCGGCCCCTCTAGCAGCATAGAGTATACCTTCCCATCTTCACAGCTCGTCCCTTCAGCAGTTTGATCGCCTTTTATAAATACTCTGTTAGTATTTTTTGACAGACCCACTTCTACAACATCAATCACCATTCTAGATGCTGCACTTGCAACTCCAGAAACTACTAACAGCATCAATATAGAACAACGCACCGCTATGGTTTTAAAAAACATACAACTTCCTTATATACATATTACATCTGAATAGAATCAACCAAGCAGTTAGGACTATCGTCATGGTTGATACGGATAGGTTTATTAAGTGAATATGCAAGCATAACCACACTCAACATGCTCTTTACACCTTCAGAACCTAAATCATCTTTTGCATAAACCTTAAACAAAGTTTCATTTTCAAAACACCCAGACCCGATCATTGAGGTTTTAGAAGTGATACGAAAATCACCATTAGAAAGCACTTCTACACCTTTAACTTCAACATTAGAGGTTTTCTTTGGCGATGTGTACTTATCAGCAAAAGCACTAAACGAAAAGAACACCACAAAAAAAACAAAACAACATCTCTTAAAAAACACGACACACTCTCTATACAAAAAAACCAACAAAGTTAAACAGAGAATAAATATAACTAAGATTAAACCTCAGCAGCACAAACAAATTACGAGAAAAAAACAAACATACAGACACATTAATTTTGAACACTTAGAATGGTAATAGGCTTCATATTATTTGACCCACACCACGATATAGGCTCTCCCGGATATACATTTGCAGTTCGCTTACCCGAAGCCATCATAAACATTGCCATTGACAAGAAATGAGAAAGCTTTTGCTCACCCACTCTAGACTTCTGCACGAGATACCACTCCCCATTACTCATCTTAAGAGCAAAATCACTACTACAGTAATATATTTGCTCAATTTTTAACCCCGCCCCACTGGCATGCACTCCCATTGAAGCGATAGAAACCGAACAAGCTAAGAAAAAAACCAACAGATTCTTCACAAACATCTCCTTAATATTTTAATCACACAAAACACAATCAAAAAAACCTACCAATCGAAAATATCGACCAATAAGTAATTCAGCCAAACAAACAAGGAGGGAGAGAAGCGAAAAAACATACGATAAAATTTAATAACAAAGCACTCCTTGCTTACTCGAAAATAAAGCATACCCATAAAAAGATATTAACTATTTCGCACTTACAACATTCCTTATATCTCGCTATATTTGGCTTAACGTATTAGAAAGCTAGTAGCGATAGCACGCATGGATAAATGCGTGCTATCGCTACTCTATGTACATACCATCGGGAAAGACTGTTGAATTAGACGAAGCCACATCACAGCTCTTTGCTCCATCCGAGCTATAATACTGAAGAACAACTTGCTTATTGGCCATTTGTGCGGCAAGAGCCATAGAGTGCCGAACTCTAACCAGCTCATTATCAAAAGTTCCGATATAGTACGATACACCATTACCACACTCTATTTTTGATTTAGAGCTATTCCCTGTACCACCAATAAATCCAGCATGCAATTGATTAACTGTGCACTTACATGTATGAGTTACCGCATAACTATTAGATACATTCAAAACACAAGACAAAACAACTAGAAATATCAATTTTCTCATAACACTCCCTATAAGACCAAAGTACAATTATTCAAAACACTGGTCACAAAACACTGCATAAAAACCCACCTTAGATCTTTACTCTACCAATTCAGTAATAAACGGCTTAAGCAAGACACAACGAGATTAAAGAACAGGCGAGCCCACGGTTATATATGTTGCTTTGCAGTAATGTGAAGCTGCTGCTCTTTTTGAATCATCATAATGCACACCAATTTCTTTACCTGCCATATGCGCAGATAAAGCCATCGAATATGCTTCACTACTATCCATAGCAAAAAGGGCTCGCCCCTTCCATGTACCGCACTCCCCTACTTCGGCAACCCCTTTTAAAGTAAACCAAAATACTGGGGGCGACCAACTTGGGTGCACTTCTCCATCATGAATACGAACGTATTCAACAACACCTTTCACTTCTCCTGTTTCTGCTATAGCCGAAATACCAAAAAATAATAAAGTAACAACAAGTAACCTAGCCATTTATAACTCACCTTTATTTATCTACATTAAAAAAACAAAATACAGATGATCAATTAAAGTTAAAACCTACACACTCCAAAGAGCAGCAAGATATGTAACTACATCAGGGCACCCACTTTGTTATTACTTAAAAAATATGACGCAAGCCGTAATAATAGCGTATAAGAGTTAACCAGATCTATAAGATTACCAAAGAATAGACATGAGAAATTAGCCTTCCATTTCAGGCAAGAGAAAAACTAAAAGTGAGGATAGGCTAAACCAAGTAAACACTAAGAACCGAATAAGGCCTTGCAACTACGTACACCAGAAGCTTGTTTAAGGCCAAACTGCTCTGCACATATTCTAACTACATGACCTCGACCAACAAGCCCTTTAAATCTTACTTCAAAATCCGTAGTTACACTTAACCATCTGTTTTGATCAATATGGAGACGTTCTAATATATTAGGCAAATCATCATAAATACGCCCACGCTTATTCACACGAACCTGCCTACCCGTCCAATCAACTAACTCTATATAATCTTGCAGTCGAAACGGCAAGCCTTTAGGCATTGTTTTGCGCGGATTGCCAACAAAGGCAAGTAAATCGGCTGGTTGTTGTCGGGCTTGGTTCGGAGAGTTGGACGATTTAGCTTTTTTTATTCGGCGTTTAATACTTGTATTATCTGAGCTTTCTGGAGTTTTAGCCATCTTTGCACGGATAGGATTTAAATCAACATACGCCATACAAGCAGCCAATGCGGCTTCATCTAATAAGGCCTGGCTTTTATAACGACCTTCCCAGAAACGCCCAGTGCATTGATCTTCGGAATTAGCTTCGCGAGCGACACCTTCATTAATCAATTGCATAAACTGGCTTATGCTAAATAAGCGTTCACGCCAATTTTCGATAATCCCTTTTAAAACACTCATTTCAGC containing:
- a CDS encoding transposase — protein: MTKAREQQICLDATPYYHCVSRCVRRAFLCGKDQLTGCDYEHRRLWVEERILMLAKTFAIDVCAYAVMSNHYHVVLRVDKAQALSWSNKEVVERWHCIFKGNLLSQRFIRDESLDNAEMSVLKGIIENWRERLFSISQFMQLINEGVAREANSEDQCTGRFWEGRYKSQALLDEAALAACMAYVDLNPIRAKMAKTPESSDNTSIKRRIKKAKSSNSPNQARQQPADLLAFVGNPRKTMPKGLPFRLQDYIELVDWTGRQVRVNKRGRIYDDLPNILERLHIDQNRWLSVTTDFEVRFKGLVGRGHVVRICAEQFGLKQASGVRSCKALFGS